Proteins co-encoded in one Bremerella sp. TYQ1 genomic window:
- a CDS encoding tetratricopeptide repeat protein: MSDSPERHPVLLSIFQKYLSEENTAAFIHRVAAVYTCGTLERLCLHGSPEVRRSAVMALCFVSDYSSNHTVGMALNDADRGVRLIAENGIRSLWIRAGTQSQRHRLRKVMTQIQGNSLDSALREADSLIIDAPWYSEAYSQRGQVYYKQHNFERSLRDNHQALEINPYHFPAAIAMGQCYLRQGENVMALDSFRRALRLNPNLESIRTQISYLERQLEEM; encoded by the coding sequence GTGAGCGACTCCCCAGAGCGCCATCCCGTTTTGCTTTCGATCTTCCAAAAGTATCTTTCGGAAGAGAATACTGCCGCGTTTATTCATCGTGTTGCGGCGGTTTATACGTGCGGTACGCTCGAACGCCTCTGCCTTCATGGATCGCCTGAGGTCCGACGTTCGGCTGTGATGGCTTTGTGTTTCGTCAGCGACTATTCATCCAACCATACCGTTGGAATGGCCCTGAACGACGCGGACCGCGGCGTACGACTTATTGCCGAAAACGGTATTCGTTCTCTTTGGATACGGGCAGGAACGCAAAGCCAACGACATCGTTTGCGCAAAGTGATGACCCAAATTCAAGGAAATTCGCTGGATTCTGCTCTCCGAGAAGCGGACTCGTTGATTATCGATGCACCGTGGTATTCCGAAGCTTACAGCCAGCGTGGCCAGGTTTACTACAAGCAACACAACTTCGAGCGTTCACTCCGCGACAACCATCAAGCGTTGGAGATCAATCCGTATCACTTTCCAGCGGCTATCGCCATGGGGCAATGCTACTTGCGACAAGGTGAAAACGTCATGGCCCTGGACAGTTTCCGAAGGGCGTTGCGACTTAATCCCAACTTGGAATCGATCCGTACTCAAATCAGCTATCTCGAGCGTCAACTCGAAGAGATGTAA
- a CDS encoding chemotaxis protein CheW, producing the protein MSVTTEDLKLEERSGHEAQRREGLNSMQLVSFQLAKEEYGIEITRVQEIILMGEITRVPQTPGYIKGLINLRNTVIPIVDLRLRFGLQEQQPTDETRIMVMNVGGKTVGIIVDAVSEVLRISKDQISSPPPTVAGLGREYLTGLVKLDKRLLILLDIDKILGKTDTEQLTHA; encoded by the coding sequence TTGTCCGTTACTACTGAAGACTTGAAGTTAGAAGAGCGTTCCGGCCATGAAGCGCAGCGGCGCGAAGGCTTGAACTCGATGCAGCTGGTCAGTTTCCAGCTTGCCAAGGAAGAGTACGGGATCGAGATCACCCGCGTTCAGGAAATCATCCTGATGGGCGAGATCACTCGTGTTCCTCAAACGCCTGGATACATCAAAGGTTTGATCAACCTTCGCAACACGGTTATTCCAATCGTCGATTTGCGACTCCGATTCGGCCTGCAAGAACAACAGCCCACCGACGAAACACGGATCATGGTTATGAACGTGGGTGGTAAGACGGTCGGCATCATTGTCGACGCAGTCAGTGAAGTCTTGCGTATCTCGAAAGATCAAATTTCCTCTCCGCCGCCGACCGTTGCTGGTCTGGGCCGCGAGTATCTCACCGGCCTGGTGAAGCTCGACAAGCGTCTGCTGATTTTGCTCGATATCGACAAAATTCTCGGCAAGACCGATACCGAGCAACTTACGCACGCTTAA
- a CDS encoding response regulator: MAVRVLVADDSSTMRKIILRSLQAVGVPNAVEAADGEEAVKMFKPGEFDLVLTDWNMPGKSGLEVIQEIRKIDADVKIMMVTTEAEKSRVMEAIQAGVSDYLVKPFTADTLREKLEKHGC; encoded by the coding sequence ATGGCTGTACGCGTACTTGTCGCCGACGACTCCAGCACAATGCGAAAGATCATTCTCCGTTCCCTTCAAGCTGTCGGCGTGCCAAACGCTGTTGAAGCAGCTGACGGTGAAGAAGCGGTCAAGATGTTCAAGCCAGGCGAGTTCGATCTCGTACTGACCGATTGGAACATGCCAGGCAAAAGCGGCTTGGAAGTGATTCAAGAGATCCGCAAGATCGATGCGGATGTCAAAATCATGATGGTGACGACCGAAGCAGAAAAGTCGCGCGTCATGGAAGCCATTCAAGCAGGTGTTTCCGACTACCTCGTGAAACCATTCACCGCTGACACACTCCGCGAAAAGCTGGAAAAGCACGGCTGCTAA
- a CDS encoding STN domain-containing protein: MRAYSSVFLNLLLGVLTAAFSQLNSPLLAQAPTDWRTEADLDKQLESTFDLTWEDVPLREGLMRLGKTQRVAIFLDRRINPDRPISMTFTNERLELALQRIAAELRLGMSRVGDVIYFGPEETARRLPTVAQLQSQFAKSSGIPEALKFLDQKKYSWPKLATPHEILMSVAEDHGMTWNNLDEVIKHDLWPAADFPAMRTTEYLSLVLAGYHASYRFDKQADGIKLQLVPIPEDLSLTRIYPYSGSHDEAIKKIQELFPEAKVQSDGKRQLAVTGSQQIQDQVAKLLRGGTARNTVVMPGEKRYTLKVEQLPLGPVLDALEKQLGKEFDVPEGMEEELKQRISFDVNAVDLAALLEAIFQETEFAYQVEESKIVIRKK, encoded by the coding sequence ATGCGAGCCTATTCTTCCGTTTTTCTGAACCTGCTATTGGGAGTATTGACAGCCGCATTTTCGCAATTAAATAGCCCCCTTCTTGCACAAGCTCCCACAGATTGGCGAACTGAAGCCGATCTCGACAAGCAGCTGGAATCGACGTTCGACCTGACGTGGGAGGATGTGCCCTTGCGGGAAGGACTCATGCGGTTGGGCAAGACGCAACGAGTCGCGATCTTTTTAGATCGACGCATCAATCCTGATCGGCCAATTAGCATGACGTTCACGAACGAGCGGCTGGAACTTGCACTGCAGCGAATAGCGGCAGAGCTTAGACTGGGGATGTCTCGCGTAGGAGACGTGATCTACTTTGGCCCAGAAGAGACGGCGAGGCGTTTGCCAACTGTGGCACAGCTACAGTCGCAGTTCGCCAAATCGAGCGGTATTCCAGAAGCGTTGAAGTTTCTCGACCAGAAAAAATATTCTTGGCCTAAGTTGGCAACGCCGCACGAGATTTTGATGAGCGTTGCCGAGGACCATGGCATGACGTGGAATAACTTGGACGAAGTCATCAAGCATGATCTTTGGCCAGCGGCTGATTTTCCCGCCATGCGAACGACTGAATATCTCTCCCTCGTGCTTGCCGGATACCATGCTTCTTATCGATTTGATAAGCAGGCAGACGGAATCAAGCTTCAGCTTGTCCCAATTCCAGAAGACCTGTCGCTGACGCGTATCTATCCTTACAGCGGGAGTCACGATGAGGCGATCAAGAAGATTCAGGAACTATTCCCGGAAGCCAAAGTTCAATCGGACGGAAAGCGTCAATTGGCCGTGACTGGATCGCAGCAGATCCAAGACCAAGTAGCCAAGCTGCTTCGTGGTGGCACCGCAAGGAATACGGTCGTCATGCCGGGCGAGAAACGGTACACGCTCAAAGTCGAACAGTTGCCGCTCGGCCCTGTGCTTGATGCATTAGAAAAACAGTTGGGAAAAGAATTTGACGTTCCAGAGGGAATGGAAGAAGAGCTAAAGCAGCGAATCTCTTTTGACGTCAATGCGGTCGACCTGGCTGCATTGCTGGAGGCAATCTTTCAAGAGACAGAATTTGCCTATCAAGTGGAAGAAAGCAAAATCGTGATCCGCAAAAAGTAG